Proteins encoded in a region of the Bradyrhizobium sp. CB3481 genome:
- a CDS encoding Xaa-Pro peptidase family protein, whose translation MAISKGPQAFPRTEFLRRLSAVKSEMAKREIDALIVNNSSNITYLTGYTARSGYVPQGLLVSRHEEEPTFILRRQDAPAAIHQTFLNRGKVIGYPETLIGNPDKDGFDAVIDCLHELGLASRGLGLELGYLSAQSAEKFKARMPNARIVDCSKAVAEIRSIKSDLEIVIMREAAAIADAAIMRAAEVIRPGVREADVMAEIAATLARGANGKPGTDFASMFFCSSPRTGTCHIRWSDDIIRDGSQVNLELGGVRHGYVAAIMRTFSVGAPSDRLRRLHEAELAGLEVALNAVQPGATCSDVANAFYRTIEKCGFKKDSRCGYAIGIDWTEPTASLKDGDMTELKTNMTFHLMLGNWIDEDFGYVISETFRVTESGVEVLTSAPRKLFEL comes from the coding sequence ATGGCAATCAGCAAAGGTCCGCAGGCATTCCCTCGAACAGAGTTCTTGCGCAGGCTTTCGGCAGTGAAGTCTGAAATGGCAAAGCGCGAAATCGACGCGCTGATTGTCAACAATTCGTCCAATATTACGTATCTTACGGGCTATACTGCCCGGTCTGGCTATGTGCCCCAGGGACTTCTGGTTTCGAGACATGAAGAGGAACCGACGTTCATCCTGCGTCGCCAGGATGCGCCGGCAGCGATCCATCAGACCTTTCTCAATCGCGGTAAGGTGATCGGCTATCCGGAAACTCTCATTGGCAACCCGGACAAGGATGGCTTCGACGCGGTGATCGATTGCCTCCATGAACTTGGTCTTGCAAGCCGCGGCTTGGGACTCGAATTGGGTTACCTTTCGGCGCAAAGTGCCGAGAAGTTTAAAGCGCGGATGCCCAACGCGAGGATCGTAGACTGCAGCAAAGCTGTCGCCGAAATTCGATCTATTAAGTCGGATCTCGAGATAGTCATCATGCGGGAAGCTGCCGCCATCGCTGATGCGGCAATCATGCGTGCGGCAGAAGTGATACGCCCAGGTGTGCGAGAAGCTGACGTGATGGCCGAAATTGCGGCGACACTAGCGCGCGGTGCCAATGGCAAGCCCGGGACGGACTTTGCGTCCATGTTCTTCTGCTCCTCGCCACGCACGGGTACGTGCCACATTCGGTGGAGCGACGATATCATTCGCGATGGATCGCAGGTCAATCTTGAACTTGGCGGCGTCCGGCATGGCTACGTTGCCGCGATTATGCGCACCTTCTCTGTTGGCGCGCCCTCCGACCGTCTGCGTCGCCTACATGAGGCAGAACTCGCCGGACTAGAAGTCGCGCTGAATGCCGTCCAGCCTGGCGCCACATGCAGCGACGTCGCAAACGCCTTCTATCGCACGATTGAAAAGTGTGGTTTCAAGAAGGATTCGCGCTGTGGGTACGCCATTGGCATTGATTGGACGGAGCCGACTGCAAGCCTTAAGGATGGAGACATGACAGAACTGAAGACGAACATGACCTTCCATCTTATGCTGGGCAACTGGATCGATGAAGATTTCGGGTATGTCATTAGCGAGACGTTCCGCGTTACCGAGTCCGGCGTTGAAGTTCTAACCAGTGCGCCACGCAAGCTTTTCGAGCTGTAG
- a CDS encoding MFS transporter, with translation MIDPPKPKILSADGIVAPLRYVTFRRIWLASLLSNLGILIQGVGAAWAMTQMTTSAGEVALVQTALMLPVMLISMPAGAIADMHDRRLVALVSLTVSLAGASALTTIACLDLITPDLLLAVCLVIGSGMALMAPAWQSSVSEQVPAEALPSAIALNGISRNIAQSVGPAIGGVVVAAAGAVAAFALNALLYLPLMVALFQWQRISEPTRLPPEKLSRAIISGVRYISNSPSIKIVLIRTIVTEVIGGAILALMPLVVRDLLHAGVQTYGIMLSAFGLGAVIGALSITEVRKRMSGEAAIRACALSLGGAIAAVALSREPMLTAAALVLAGAVWIITRVLFNIGVQLSAPRWVAGRSLAAYQAAGSGGFAVGSWGWGLLTDSAGVKMALLISAAVMLVSPLLGLWLRMPRIRARCEDTEVLANPEVRLPLTDRSGPLVVELEYRVAQETARGFHNIMQEVQLSRQRNGAYGWSIARDIADPELWTERYHYPTWLDYLRQRSRRTSSERALDHQAEAFHIGPGPVRIRRMLERPFGSVRWKENVPDYPASEVLPDD, from the coding sequence ATGATCGATCCGCCTAAGCCTAAGATACTCAGCGCTGATGGCATCGTTGCGCCGCTGCGCTATGTCACCTTTCGGCGCATCTGGCTGGCGAGCCTGCTCTCCAACCTAGGCATCCTGATTCAAGGCGTCGGCGCGGCCTGGGCAATGACGCAGATGACCACGTCGGCCGGCGAGGTCGCGCTGGTGCAGACGGCTCTGATGCTCCCTGTTATGCTGATCTCAATGCCGGCCGGTGCCATCGCCGACATGCATGATCGGCGCCTCGTGGCTCTGGTTTCACTCACCGTCTCGCTCGCTGGAGCTAGCGCGCTGACAACGATAGCCTGTCTCGATCTGATCACGCCGGACTTGCTGCTCGCGGTGTGTCTTGTGATCGGCAGCGGTATGGCCCTGATGGCACCGGCCTGGCAATCCTCGGTCAGCGAGCAGGTGCCCGCGGAGGCGCTGCCGTCCGCGATCGCGCTCAACGGGATCAGCCGCAATATTGCGCAAAGTGTGGGACCGGCAATCGGAGGTGTCGTTGTGGCGGCGGCAGGTGCAGTTGCCGCGTTCGCGCTCAACGCGTTGCTGTATCTTCCGCTGATGGTCGCGCTGTTCCAGTGGCAGCGCATCTCCGAACCCACGCGACTGCCGCCAGAAAAGCTCAGCCGCGCCATCATCTCCGGTGTCCGCTACATCAGCAATTCGCCATCGATCAAGATCGTGCTGATCCGGACCATCGTGACGGAAGTGATTGGCGGCGCCATCTTGGCGCTGATGCCGCTCGTAGTGCGCGACCTCCTGCATGCTGGTGTCCAGACCTATGGCATCATGCTCAGCGCCTTTGGTCTGGGCGCGGTGATCGGTGCGCTTAGTATCACCGAGGTACGCAAACGCATGAGCGGCGAGGCGGCGATCCGCGCCTGCGCGCTGTCGCTGGGTGGCGCAATTGCCGCGGTCGCGCTGAGCCGCGAGCCGATGTTGACAGCGGCCGCGCTGGTCTTAGCCGGAGCGGTGTGGATAATAACGCGTGTGTTGTTCAATATCGGCGTACAGTTGTCCGCGCCACGGTGGGTGGCGGGTCGCTCGCTCGCTGCTTACCAGGCGGCGGGATCAGGCGGGTTTGCCGTCGGCAGCTGGGGTTGGGGCCTTCTAACCGACTCCGCCGGCGTCAAAATGGCGTTGCTAATCTCAGCCGCCGTGATGCTGGTCTCGCCCCTGTTGGGACTCTGGTTGCGAATGCCGCGCATCAGGGCGCGCTGCGAAGACACCGAGGTGCTAGCCAATCCCGAGGTGCGGCTCCCGCTAACCGACCGAAGCGGACCGCTCGTGGTTGAACTCGAGTATCGCGTCGCACAGGAAACGGCGCGGGGCTTTCACAACATCATGCAGGAAGTGCAACTCTCACGTCAACGAAATGGCGCCTATGGTTGGTCTATCGCTCGCGACATCGCCGATCCCGAACTGTGGACAGAGCGTTATCACTACCCAACCTGGCTCGACTATTTGCGCCAACGGAGCCGCAGGACGAGCTCGGAGCGCGCGCTGGATCACCAAGCGGAGGCCTTTCACATCGGTCCCGGCCCGGTGCGCATCCGCCGCATGCTGGAGCGCCCATTTGGATCGGTACGCTGGAAGGAAAACGTGCCCGATTACCCCGCGAGTGAAGTCCTACCTGATGACTGA
- a CDS encoding ABC transporter permease, translated as MPDIIRDPHARRYRALGTGLAVAIYIFLWAPIVVTIPMAFGATNALSFPPTSYSFDLFRIFFNSPAWQQSLLESIKVAFGSTAIAMLAGVPAGYWIARHEFVGKELFTAIIMSPLVVPTVVSGLGLYFYFSYLKIYATTFAIVLGHVMYILPYVVLMIVAGVQKLDRNLEFGAELMGAGPMRMFFTVVVPQLVPSLVSAVFFAFLMSFDELIISWFLATSNTITLPVRMFSALVWEVSPVIAAVSTLMTALSLLVCIVAVAFKKSTPIDT; from the coding sequence GTGCCAGACATCATTCGTGATCCGCATGCGCGTCGCTACCGTGCGTTAGGCACCGGCCTCGCGGTGGCTATCTATATCTTTCTCTGGGCGCCAATAGTGGTGACGATCCCTATGGCATTCGGCGCCACCAATGCGCTGAGCTTCCCGCCAACGAGTTATTCATTCGACCTTTTCAGGATCTTCTTCAATTCGCCTGCTTGGCAACAGTCGCTTTTGGAGAGCATCAAGGTAGCATTCGGGTCCACGGCAATCGCGATGCTGGCCGGAGTACCTGCAGGTTACTGGATCGCCCGCCATGAATTTGTTGGCAAAGAACTATTTACCGCGATAATCATGAGTCCGCTTGTCGTTCCGACTGTCGTTTCGGGGCTCGGGCTCTATTTTTACTTCTCCTACCTCAAGATTTACGCAACGACGTTTGCCATTGTGCTTGGTCATGTGATGTACATCTTGCCTTACGTCGTGCTCATGATTGTAGCGGGGGTCCAAAAACTGGATCGGAATCTCGAATTCGGTGCGGAATTGATGGGAGCCGGGCCAATGCGGATGTTCTTTACCGTCGTTGTACCGCAGCTCGTTCCGTCGCTCGTGAGTGCTGTATTCTTTGCGTTTCTGATGTCTTTCGATGAGCTTATCATTTCTTGGTTCTTGGCTACCAGCAATACGATCACCCTACCGGTAAGGATGTTCAGCGCTCTCGTATGGGAAGTGTCCCCGGTCATCGCCGCCGTTTCCACCCTAATGACGGCACTTTCTCTGTTGGTCTGCATTGTCGCGGTCGCATTCAAGAAATCGACACCGATTGATACTTGA
- a CDS encoding ABC transporter ATP-binding protein, with amino-acid sequence MISQTVYTETISVPSSAASPNRVNRMHDATVLDEHLATHAIALKSISKSFGSVTALHQTDLSVRKGEFLTLLGPSGSGKTTLLNLIAGAIGPTTGVIFLDGRDITSVPPRERGIGMVFQNYALMPHMTVFDNVAYPLRARHHPAVTIRAKVMEALDRVGLHGFEDRKPRQLSGGQQQRVGIARCIVYSPAIIMMDEPLGALDKNLREQMMGEIKRLHKDLGTTIIYVTHDQEEALYMSDRICLMSMGQIAQLGTPDELYFQPRNRFVAEFIGESNLISGRIIGDGQMMIAGNRSIAVPCSGCVEGSDLLIMIRPEKVQISGTDEPFKEDSNVLFGEVAGSSFIGGMTRVAVNTENGLNVMAKLVSDRAESRPEPGARVRVCWSSSDVVVLEK; translated from the coding sequence ATGATCAGCCAGACGGTGTACACCGAGACGATTTCTGTGCCTAGCTCAGCCGCTTCCCCTAACAGAGTGAACCGGATGCACGACGCCACTGTTCTTGACGAGCACCTCGCTACCCACGCGATTGCACTGAAGAGCATATCGAAGAGCTTTGGTTCGGTGACGGCGCTGCATCAGACTGATCTCAGCGTGCGGAAGGGCGAATTCCTTACCCTGCTTGGCCCGTCAGGCTCCGGCAAGACTACGTTGCTCAATCTGATCGCAGGTGCAATCGGGCCGACGACGGGCGTTATTTTCCTGGATGGGCGCGACATTACCAGCGTGCCTCCGCGTGAGAGGGGGATTGGGATGGTGTTTCAGAACTATGCCCTAATGCCGCACATGACTGTGTTTGACAACGTGGCTTATCCGCTGCGCGCGCGGCATCACCCCGCCGTGACGATCCGCGCTAAAGTCATGGAGGCGCTCGATCGCGTCGGTCTGCACGGCTTTGAGGATCGGAAGCCGCGCCAGTTGTCCGGCGGTCAGCAACAGCGCGTCGGAATTGCGCGCTGCATCGTATATTCGCCGGCCATTATTATGATGGACGAGCCGCTAGGAGCGTTGGACAAAAATCTACGCGAGCAGATGATGGGGGAGATTAAGCGCCTCCACAAGGACTTGGGAACGACCATCATTTACGTCACTCACGACCAGGAAGAAGCGCTCTATATGTCTGACCGCATCTGTCTAATGAGCATGGGTCAAATCGCTCAGCTCGGGACGCCAGATGAATTGTATTTCCAACCGCGCAACCGATTCGTTGCAGAGTTCATCGGCGAATCGAATTTGATCAGTGGACGAATAATCGGTGATGGTCAGATGATGATTGCCGGAAATCGATCCATTGCCGTTCCTTGCAGCGGATGTGTCGAAGGATCGGATCTGCTAATTATGATCCGACCTGAGAAAGTGCAGATCAGCGGCACGGATGAGCCCTTCAAGGAAGATAGCAATGTCCTGTTCGGCGAAGTTGCAGGCAGCTCGTTTATCGGTGGTATGACCCGCGTGGCCGTCAACACAGAGAACGGCCTGAACGTTATGGCTAAGCTAGTGTCCGACCGTGCCGAGTCGAGGCCCGAGCCGGGAGCACGAGTACGAGTTTGCTGGTCTTCCTCCGACGTAGTGGTTCTGGAGAAATAA
- a CDS encoding CoA transferase: MGVLSHLRIVEIGSSAATSYCARLFADFGADVQKVEPQAGDPLRRSDPLTPGGQSAWFAFLNFNKSSVIIDATEPGTLARLTTLIESCDILIDGRAVDSAECPTVDIAAIQQRCPQLVYLEASWFGSGGPYTEFVATDSTVRALAGLIKLVGPVEGPPLHAPDFQTGILAGLWGFVAAATSTIARMQGGAGRSWSLSIFESNLALSEYLMSEASARGDVMHRIGINRFWRTFPSGIYETRKGWLGVTTVTPAQWREFCDMLSLSELRDDPALVLGADRLERADQIERQFMSKLMTRTAQEWFAEGLKRKIPIVPVPEISDLLHETEKTVRGAIVPVQFGEEVGLTAGSVQRLTLTPPRRAGKVPKPGEQQTFANARTGTASASSGCIDGARSPLHGIRVIDLSMGWAGPLCTRTLADLGADVIKVEAIQYPDWWRGVDRRPAYVDAQIYEKTLCFCIMNRNKRGITLDLKRPQGLNLARRLLAEADIVVDNYSVDVMSKLGLGYDVLRKLNPRLVMMSMSAFGADSIHRDCRAYGSTLEQGSGLPSVTGNPDGPPVMSHVAFGDAVGGLNGCAAVLVALIHARRTGQGQFIDLAQVECMMPFSAPWITLHSIDGLPPRRYGNRHPQFVPHGCFRCAGEDNWIVVAATDEDMWQRLAILIGRPDWATDASLKSVEGRRGIEDVIERGIEAWTLARDADHVMVQLQSARIAAGVARLPIDLLWDRHLRSRGFLQEIERAFIGLHPQPSMPIREGAAPYAIRAAAPTLGEHNREILSGILGLLEAEIAQLAREGIIGTKMLSEGELAKVKRVPSD; encoded by the coding sequence ATGGGAGTGTTATCGCATCTGCGAATCGTCGAGATCGGTAGCTCGGCGGCAACAAGCTATTGCGCGCGATTGTTTGCAGATTTCGGCGCCGACGTGCAGAAGGTCGAGCCGCAAGCCGGCGACCCGCTTCGCCGCAGCGATCCACTCACGCCCGGTGGCCAGAGCGCATGGTTCGCATTTCTGAACTTCAACAAGTCAAGCGTCATTATCGATGCCACGGAGCCGGGTACGCTCGCACGCCTCACGACGCTGATCGAGTCTTGCGACATTTTGATTGATGGACGCGCCGTCGATTCCGCGGAATGCCCGACTGTTGATATCGCCGCGATCCAGCAGCGATGCCCACAATTGGTGTACCTCGAAGCGAGCTGGTTCGGGAGTGGTGGGCCGTATACTGAATTCGTCGCAACGGATTCGACAGTCCGGGCGCTTGCCGGCCTAATCAAGCTCGTTGGACCTGTGGAAGGCCCACCGTTACACGCCCCGGACTTTCAGACGGGTATTCTTGCCGGCCTGTGGGGTTTCGTCGCGGCGGCTACTTCGACGATAGCGCGAATGCAGGGAGGAGCAGGGCGGTCGTGGTCGCTCAGCATCTTTGAATCGAACCTAGCTCTGAGCGAATATCTCATGTCCGAGGCGTCTGCGCGCGGCGACGTGATGCACCGGATTGGCATTAACCGTTTCTGGCGGACCTTTCCGTCCGGCATTTACGAAACCAGAAAAGGGTGGCTCGGGGTTACGACAGTCACGCCGGCACAGTGGCGCGAGTTCTGCGACATGCTCAGCCTGTCTGAATTGCGTGATGATCCGGCTCTGGTGCTGGGTGCCGATAGGCTGGAACGCGCGGATCAGATCGAGCGGCAGTTCATGTCGAAGCTGATGACACGCACAGCGCAGGAGTGGTTTGCGGAGGGACTGAAGCGCAAAATCCCCATCGTACCGGTGCCCGAAATATCCGATCTGCTCCACGAAACGGAGAAGACGGTGCGGGGTGCAATCGTGCCTGTCCAATTTGGTGAAGAAGTGGGCCTGACCGCTGGTTCGGTGCAACGGCTGACATTGACCCCGCCTCGCCGGGCAGGGAAGGTTCCGAAGCCCGGTGAGCAGCAGACTTTCGCAAATGCACGGACCGGCACAGCATCGGCGTCGTCTGGCTGTATCGATGGCGCCCGATCGCCATTGCATGGAATTCGCGTCATCGACTTGTCGATGGGCTGGGCGGGTCCATTGTGCACGCGCACACTGGCTGATCTCGGCGCCGACGTCATCAAGGTCGAGGCCATCCAATATCCGGACTGGTGGCGCGGCGTTGACCGACGACCTGCTTACGTCGACGCCCAGATATACGAAAAGACGCTGTGCTTCTGCATTATGAACCGCAACAAGCGAGGCATTACACTCGACCTAAAGCGGCCGCAGGGACTCAATCTTGCCAGACGTTTGTTGGCTGAAGCCGACATTGTCGTTGACAATTACTCGGTCGATGTGATGTCGAAGCTCGGACTTGGCTACGACGTTCTCAGAAAACTCAACCCGCGGTTGGTCATGATGTCCATGTCAGCGTTTGGTGCAGACAGCATCCATCGTGATTGCCGGGCCTACGGTTCGACACTTGAGCAGGGTTCTGGGTTACCGAGCGTGACCGGAAATCCCGACGGGCCACCCGTGATGAGCCACGTCGCCTTCGGAGATGCCGTCGGCGGACTAAACGGCTGCGCTGCAGTTCTGGTGGCTCTGATTCACGCTCGCAGAACCGGGCAGGGACAGTTCATTGATCTGGCGCAGGTCGAATGCATGATGCCGTTTTCGGCGCCATGGATTACCCTCCACTCGATCGATGGTCTGCCGCCGAGGCGGTATGGCAATCGACATCCCCAGTTCGTGCCGCATGGCTGCTTCCGGTGTGCGGGTGAGGACAACTGGATCGTAGTTGCTGCAACGGACGAGGATATGTGGCAAAGGCTTGCTATCCTTATTGGCCGGCCAGACTGGGCCACGGATGCGTCGTTGAAATCGGTGGAAGGTCGCCGCGGCATCGAGGATGTGATCGAGAGAGGCATCGAGGCCTGGACACTCGCCCGCGATGCGGATCATGTCATGGTTCAGCTGCAATCGGCAAGGATCGCGGCCGGTGTGGCCCGGCTGCCAATTGACTTGCTCTGGGATCGGCATCTCAGGTCGCGTGGGTTTCTGCAGGAAATCGAACGCGCGTTCATAGGCTTGCATCCACAGCCCTCGATGCCAATTCGCGAAGGTGCAGCACCCTATGCGATCCGCGCTGCGGCGCCGACGCTCGGAGAACATAATAGAGAGATTTTATCAGGCATTTTGGGGCTTCTCGAGGCAGAGATAGCGCAATTGGCGAGGGAAGGCATCATTGGTACGAAGATGCTTTCCGAAGGGGAGCTGGCAAAAGTAAAGAGGGTGCCGTCGGACTGA
- a CDS encoding ABC transporter permease, with protein sequence MTKTGSISAQGIFMTPAALVAVLIVLPPLLYVFYTSAALSLASYAELLTSKLFTQTLASTLVIAGLSSLLSLVLGFIVALHLARQPARRRAILMVLVLLPFWTSTLVKCFAFTIILGRDGIVNGVLSWIFDSKIQLPLILNRIGLLIGMTNFLVPLVVLPVLASLLAIDRTIYRAASIMGAKPARIFWTITVPMTLPGIFVGLLSVFVISLGAFVIPALLGGAQDQMLSNLVDFYNRQVLDWPKASAISVTLLGMVVIFAAPLALWRRYRM encoded by the coding sequence ATGACAAAAACTGGCAGCATCAGCGCGCAGGGTATCTTCATGACGCCGGCCGCATTGGTCGCGGTCCTGATTGTGCTGCCGCCCCTTTTGTATGTGTTTTATACCAGCGCGGCTCTATCACTAGCCTCTTACGCCGAACTTTTGACGAGCAAGCTATTCACCCAAACCTTGGCCAGCACACTTGTTATTGCAGGCTTGTCGTCGCTGCTAAGCTTGGTTTTAGGTTTCATTGTTGCGTTACACCTTGCTCGTCAGCCTGCACGACGCAGAGCAATTCTGATGGTGCTCGTTCTTCTACCGTTCTGGACTAGTACTTTGGTAAAATGTTTCGCGTTTACAATTATTTTGGGCCGTGACGGGATCGTCAATGGTGTCCTTAGCTGGATCTTTGATTCGAAGATTCAGCTGCCGCTCATACTCAATCGGATCGGCCTTCTTATTGGGATGACAAACTTTCTTGTTCCGCTAGTCGTGCTGCCCGTTCTCGCCAGTCTGCTCGCTATTGATCGCACAATCTACCGGGCGGCCTCTATCATGGGAGCGAAGCCCGCCCGCATCTTCTGGACAATCACCGTTCCTATGACTCTGCCGGGTATATTCGTCGGCCTCTTGAGTGTCTTTGTCATATCGCTGGGGGCCTTTGTAATCCCGGCGCTGCTCGGTGGAGCGCAAGATCAAATGCTTTCGAACTTGGTCGATTTCTACAACCGACAGGTATTGGACTGGCCAAAAGCCTCAGCCATCAGTGTGACCTTGCTTGGGATGGTCGTGATCTTTGCCGCTCCTCTTGCGCTTTGGCGCCGATACAGGATGTAA
- a CDS encoding acyl-CoA dehydrogenase family protein — protein sequence MDFTMSTKQKEWLNRLQSFMAKHIRPAVPVYRKQEAGGRWKLIPVVEDLKEKARTDGLWNMFLPPSSHEDEEFRGPGLSNLEYAPLAEEMGRIGWASEVFNCSAPDTGNMEVLIRYGSKEQKQQWLKPLLNGEIRSAFLMTEPDVASSDATNIETRIERDGDHYIINGHKWWSSGMGDARCKIAIVMGKTDLKAPRHQQQSQILVPLDAPGIKIEKMLPVFGYDDAPQGHGQVLLENVRVPMSNLLLGEGRGFEIAQGRLGPGRIHHCMRTIGKAEEALEKMVKRLNSRVAFGKKIIDHSVWEQRIAEARIDIEMNRLLCLKAADMMDKLGNKAAKLEIAMIKVGAPRMALKVIDQAIQAFGGAGVSDEAGLARDYASMRTMRLADGPDEVHCRTITKLELRRYSDVLVN from the coding sequence ATGGATTTCACGATGTCGACGAAGCAGAAGGAATGGCTGAATCGGCTGCAGTCATTCATGGCTAAGCATATTCGGCCCGCGGTGCCTGTCTACAGGAAACAGGAGGCGGGCGGGCGCTGGAAGTTAATTCCCGTGGTCGAAGACCTAAAGGAGAAGGCGCGTACAGATGGTTTGTGGAATATGTTTCTGCCACCATCTTCGCATGAGGACGAAGAATTTCGCGGACCGGGATTGAGCAATTTGGAATATGCGCCGCTCGCCGAGGAGATGGGCCGCATCGGCTGGGCTTCCGAGGTCTTCAACTGCTCCGCGCCTGACACCGGGAACATGGAGGTGTTGATCCGCTATGGTAGCAAGGAGCAGAAGCAGCAGTGGTTGAAGCCGCTGTTGAACGGCGAGATCCGTTCCGCCTTCCTGATGACAGAGCCGGACGTCGCGTCATCTGACGCCACGAACATCGAGACGCGGATTGAGCGCGACGGTGATCATTACATAATCAACGGCCACAAGTGGTGGTCGTCGGGCATGGGCGATGCCCGCTGTAAGATTGCAATCGTCATGGGCAAGACCGATTTGAAGGCGCCGCGCCACCAGCAACAGTCCCAGATCCTGGTGCCCTTAGATGCGCCCGGCATCAAAATCGAGAAAATGCTGCCCGTGTTTGGCTACGATGATGCGCCGCAGGGCCACGGCCAGGTACTCCTTGAGAATGTGCGCGTTCCCATGAGCAATCTATTGTTGGGCGAAGGCCGTGGCTTCGAGATCGCACAAGGCCGACTCGGGCCAGGTCGCATCCATCACTGCATGCGTACCATCGGCAAAGCGGAAGAGGCGCTGGAGAAGATGGTCAAGCGCCTAAATTCGCGCGTCGCTTTTGGCAAGAAGATCATCGATCACTCCGTGTGGGAGCAGCGCATCGCGGAGGCTCGTATCGACATCGAAATGAACCGGCTCTTGTGCCTAAAAGCCGCTGACATGATGGACAAGCTCGGCAACAAGGCCGCTAAGCTCGAGATTGCCATGATCAAGGTGGGGGCACCCCGCATGGCCCTCAAGGTCATCGATCAGGCGATCCAGGCTTTTGGTGGCGCCGGCGTCTCCGACGAAGCGGGCCTTGCGCGCGACTACGCGTCAATGCGCACCATGCGTCTTGCGGATGGCCCCGATGAAGTGCATTGCCGTACCATTACCAAGCTTGAACTCCGGAGGTATTCAGACGTTCTGGTGAATTAG
- a CDS encoding IS5 family transposase has translation MRGGDNRTGELFSYVDLEARVRRDHPLRAIRTIVNEALSSLELEFAALYSPIGRPSIPPEKLLRAMLLQAFYSIRSERLLMERLEYDLLFRWFVGIGLDDAAWNHSVFSKNRDRLLEGDIAAKFLAAVLAQPKVKKLLSSDHFSVDGTLIEAWASMKSVKPKDGSGEPPAQGGGRNAEANFHGQKRSNDTHASTTDPDARLYRKGKGKETKLCFIGHGLMENRHGLLVDACLTLADGHAERVAALHMIEPRADRPTAITLGADKAYDAEDFVNELRLMNVTPHVAQNTSGRSSAIDARTTRHGGYAVSQRIRKRIEEAFGWIKTVAGQEKTSFRGRDRVAWTFTFAATAYNLVRLPKLIAETG, from the coding sequence GTGCGCGGCGGCGACAATCGAACGGGCGAGCTGTTCAGCTACGTTGACCTGGAGGCGCGGGTGCGGCGTGATCATCCGCTACGAGCGATCCGGACGATTGTGAACGAGGCACTGTCGTCGCTGGAGCTCGAGTTTGCCGCGCTCTATTCGCCGATTGGGCGGCCGTCGATCCCGCCGGAGAAGCTGCTGCGGGCGATGCTGTTGCAAGCGTTTTATTCGATCCGCTCGGAGCGGCTTTTGATGGAGCGGCTGGAATACGACCTGCTTTTCCGCTGGTTCGTCGGAATCGGCCTTGACGACGCCGCCTGGAACCATTCGGTGTTCTCGAAGAACCGCGACCGACTGCTGGAAGGCGACATCGCGGCGAAGTTCCTGGCGGCGGTGCTGGCGCAGCCCAAGGTGAAGAAGCTTCTGTCGAGCGATCACTTCTCGGTCGATGGCACGCTGATCGAAGCCTGGGCCTCGATGAAGAGCGTCAAGCCGAAGGACGGCTCTGGCGAGCCGCCGGCTCAGGGCGGCGGGCGCAATGCGGAAGCGAACTTCCATGGCCAGAAACGCTCGAACGACACCCATGCTTCGACCACTGATCCGGATGCCAGGCTCTACCGCAAGGGCAAAGGCAAGGAGACGAAGCTGTGCTTCATCGGGCACGGGCTGATGGAGAACCGCCACGGCCTACTGGTCGACGCCTGCCTGACACTGGCTGACGGGCATGCCGAACGGGTGGCGGCGCTGCACATGATCGAGCCTCGTGCCGACCGGCCGACAGCGATCACGCTTGGTGCCGACAAAGCCTACGACGCAGAAGACTTCGTCAACGAGCTCCGCTTGATGAACGTGACGCCGCATGTTGCACAGAACACTAGCGGCCGTAGTTCTGCGATTGACGCGCGAACGACCCGACACGGCGGCTATGCCGTCAGCCAGCGCATCCGCAAGCGGATCGAGGAGGCATTCGGCTGGATCAAGACGGTCGCCGGGCAAGAGAAGACCAGCTTCCGTGGCCGTGATCGCGTCGCATGGACCTTTACCTTCGCTGCCACCGCCTACAATCTGGTGCGGCTGCCCAAGCTGATCGCGGAGACCGGCTGA